A region of the Phaseolus vulgaris cultivar G19833 chromosome 11, P. vulgaris v2.0, whole genome shotgun sequence genome:
ctagtttctaaaatggtatctaatttagttactatatcaactaattattttttgtttctaaatttgatttctatttcatgattgtcTTGTAGTGTTGTATTTGATATATTCTGAactataaaatttagaataatacAATACAAAATTGTATTATGAATTTTAGAATTTGTAAGGTCTATGGATTATACAATTcagaaatgaaaaaagaaaaaacagatcCTACACCTTTTGTCCAATGgtaattttggaattgaaataTTTATGGAGGACAGGAAcaaaatatggaggtgcagaaagaaattcACGTGTTCACTAAACATATGGTATTGCTGGATACTATGGATTTTTCTGTTTGGAATTTATCCACATGCTTTTGGCTTAATCATGCATTAATTTGGTGCTAAACAAGGTTGGGTTATGTAGTGGAGGTTTCTTAATGACTACAATTAGGTAAGATGTTGGTGATTATTTATATACCAAGGTTTTAGGTACTAATTgctttagattataaattatttagtaatttaattaaaggctaatttagaatctaaagtagttagtagtagtcaaaactttggtagttaatATTAGATACCAAATTATAAACAACTTtggatactaataatttttagtttataaaataatatctaacttaattaatactgtgattaattatttttggtctctaaattagttgttatttgatcattttcttgtagtgttataaaatagtatctaagttatttattataaagcctaattattttttctctctaaattaattgatatttaataattttcttgtaatgataagAATACAAATAGTTTGAATGTATGACAATTAATTAAGACCGCATGGTTCAAAttgtagaaaagaaaaaacacattGACAACAAAAATGAGAAGTATGATTGTGAAATGAAGAGTGATATCATTTAACAATTTAAACATTCGCAACATAAATGAAATCCCAAatgtaaaagtaaaattaaataatgaatGGAATGAATAATGCTCAATTCTCTTTTGTGATAGTCCACTCTTATTTTGTAAACCgaacaataaaattttataaaaataccaAGACTATAGTGTGCAACCATTTCAAAGCATAATTTCTAAGATCATTTCAACGCATACTTTACAAGACCAGGAATGTGTGTGTTCATCATGTAGTCTTTCCAATTGATGCTATTAGGGTCAAAGTTCAATCCAGCAGCAACCTCAATGTTATTACTTGTTGCTCTTCGTAAATTTTGTGTGTTTGAATCATCAAAGCTGAAACCGAAAGTAATTTGTATGAGAATGATGGTTACGAACAAAAGTAGTTCATGTACCATGTCTAGTAATTATAGACAAGGAAAAACACGTACACGCCCTTAAAAAACAGGTATGGTTTGTATACTTCAACTAGTCGTGTCAcccttttgaattttttgtagCTATCGTCATAAACATCTCGAGAGCATTGACAAAACGCTTTGTTCACCACATTTAAGACCTAAATATATCAAACCCATGCACAAAGATCAACATGAAACCTTAAAAGATTAGCAAAACATATTATTGTAGTTTTGCTTCATTATTTAGTTAAACTTGGTAGTCAATAAACCTTTAGTGGAAAAACATATCGAATTGTCATGTAAATGTCGAAAACAGCCCTACTTGATATCAAATTTGGCTTGGGCACTATTATTGGCtttccatttttgtttttcaacgCGAATTTAATGAAATAATGATAGCAGTAATCATGAACATCAGCAATTCTGAATGGATTTCTTAATGATGATGATATGTGGTAGACGAAATTCTTGGGAGTTTGATTTGAAAAAGCAATAATTGCTGTCATCATACAATTGATAACCATGTCTGCAGGTATCTGCATATAATATTACATAGTAGTTAGTATATACACAAAACTGaactagtaatttttttttcaacaaaatcATGTTATAaggtaaatatttttataacaaaaaaaataaaatttagtgaGTTATTCTTTAGACATCCATAGATGTTTTGCAAAACAAACCAATGCTTTTTAGATATATAAAAGAACACATTAAATGATAAGTAGTTTAAACTTttgatgttttattttttacataatcaTTTAAGTATCGATTAATACATATAACCAAAACTAAATTTATACATTTAACTTACCGTATCCAAAATTGTCTTGGGATGACCAAGAAAGTTTGTTATTTTCCCTTGACCATAACTACATATTATGCTGTCGAGAGTTCtgcaaatacaaaataaataaatttataatttctcTTAAAGAAAATCTTGAACATGATGAAATAAACTCTAAAAGTTTAACTTTAAGTAGAATTGATAAATTAAGAGTTTATTTTGTTGTCTAGGAAGTGGAATAATTGGAATGAAATACACATTTGAGacaatgttaaaaatatttacctCAAGCCTTCAATCCAACCAGGAAATGGGTCCTTAAGGGTACTAGTAACCATGGTGGGACGTATAATGATTAGTGGAACATTATCTTTATGATGAACCAATTGCATCTCTCCCATTGCTTTTGTGAATGCGTATGTATTTGGCCAACCATACAAATTTGCTCTGATACATcacaaaaataatttcatttatagATTAATGAATATCAGCGTTATAACAAAATAAGAATTTGATGTACCTTTCAATTCCATAATCTTTCAATGCATTTTTTATTGTGCTTTCAGTAGCATTCTTTGATCGAAGTTCATCTATCTTCTTCTTCAACAAATTCATTTCTTCAGTTATGTCTAATTTCGAGGACTTTTTCAAGGTCTGACCCATCTCAAAGGGTTTCTCTTGCACAATTGTTTTTTCATCCTTAATCTCTCCACACACGTATGCTAACATTTATTCATACCAAAAAATGTGTTATTAATGGAAATTGGCTTAATGGTAACTGAATAATGTTTTGGTAAATATAGTAACCTATATTACATTATGATCAAGTTATAATCAACTACAATTACCAGTTGATATTTGCATAAAAATCTTTATCTCAGGACAATGCTTTGCGAAGTTTAAGACGTGTAAGACACCCATTGTATTTACATCTATTGAGATGTCAAATctgtagaaaaataataatgaatcaaaatatgaagaagaaaaaattattggttCCTACTAGATAATTTACCTCTCGTCAAATTTGGTAGTTGCtgcaaaatttataataatgttGATCTCTTCAAACATCTTAATCTTGAGCTTTTCATCTTCCAAACCAAAATTATGGAGAGAAACATCTCCTGATATGACCACAATCTTCTTTAAAATGAAAGAATCAAAATCTTTGCCCCATTGGTCTCGTAACACTCTAAATAAATATGTGCGAATGACCTGTAATATGATCATTAAAGAAATGCATGAATGCCACAATTCAATATGAATAACTGAAAATGAGTCAATGATAAAATTTAGtaagaaaattgatttttcattATCCCGAGGTTAAAAGGTGTTGAGTGAAAGAGGGGGAAGATAGAAAATTGGGATCATGCGAGAAGCAAAGGACACCttcttcttctcgcacttcccAATTAATTTTGGAGGAAAAGATATGGGAAGAATTTTTAAAGGTGGGAGTGAATATAAGAGATCTTTAGATATATCGAAAATCTTAACATGAAAGGACAAAAATTTGGTTTGATCAAGTTTTATTGATGTTGCGAACATCACAAAAATTGGGAGGAGACTTGAAAATATATGGGATGAGAATAGGAATATACACCTCAATCGACTAAGATAGTGTAGGCATGGAGATTCAACCCGAGATAGTTCGAGAAGGGCACAAAATGGTAAAAGATAGTATGAAGGGTATAAGTTTGGAAGAGAAAGCAAGGGAAAAATATGTATGTGCAAGGTGTAATACTATGTTTGTTTATGGATACATATTGTTTACGCAGATGGATTTGAGGGAAAGTCACATATTTGTATTAGTTGATTAGCGAGGAAATATGAGTGTAGATGTGAGAGGAAAGGGTCAAGGAAGTGTCACCCTCAAGTGTGAAGAAATAGAGGGAAAGTCAATTGGACGTGCATGAGAAGACCAAAGTGCCCTTCACTTTTACACTATGCATGATAGAGATTCATGATCTACACATTGGCCATGCATGCAAAGATTCCTAAACGAGGCAAATAGTCCTTTGACTATTGAAGTTGAGTGTTTGAAAACTCCATTAAATACTCGTGAATGGATTTGGTAAAGCTTCCCATTTTCGttcttctttggaaaacttgGTGGTTGTTCGTGTGAGATGAGTTTGTGGTGTGTGTGAGCTGCATGTGAGTTGAGGTGGTGGAGTTTTGTTTGAAGGAAGTTGTTGTTCGTGGAGGTGTTTTCGTGCACTTGCATGTGGAAGGGTGGTTGTTGGAGTTTGTTGGAAGTGTAGAGATAAGGTGTCATGGCTGAAAGAAATGACAATGGAGGTTTGAAGGATGAAGATAATCAATTATATGGgtaataatcgattatgcttcaAAATGTAGCACATATATCCTCACATTTTTTTACTATGCATAATTTGGAGGTAACTGAAGGCTGACTTGTATGATTATTGTGGTGTAGGTGCTTTGGTGAAGGAACGTTTTGGTCTAGGTGCTTTGATGAAGGAGCATGTTGGTGTGGTGTTGTATGTGGGTCAAACATCATGTGCTTGGTTCATAGATTATCAACAAGTAAGTCTTAAACATCATTTGTTATTTATTCATGTGTGGTATTCTGCATTTGGGTTAGACTTAAATACTTTAAACATCAATGTCAACAAAGGTTTTGAGAGAGTTCATCAAATAATTGATAAACTCTAACAAAGATTTAATGATTTGACATAATTGTCATGACataattgttgtttttttttccgCCTAGTTATTGTAACTTAACTCTTTTTTTCCATCATATATTATTGGACGGTTCTATGTTTAATACTCATTAGGCATTGggtttttttaatcaattttggtttattttattaaatattttataatattttttatttcattttatcaaaattcattttcaacaatttttagATATCCACAAGTTCAAatgatttatataaattttttttcaactgaGATCACCAacccactacaagaaaatcattacatataaacaatttttagagacaaaaaataattagttattatatcgactaaattatatactattttagagactaaaaaaattatcggtatctaaagtagtttctattattattaaaaaaatttaaatcaatttctaaatttataactAACTAGCTAccaagttttaactactaactttAGTCACAATATAGTAAGTAATTACTTtatgtctctaaaattggtttctatttaatgattttcttgtacttAACCGtaacaaaaataatgttttaatcaAACACAAGTTCTATGTACAAAtaagaatttttatttcattttaaattaattttaaccacaaagaaaaaattgtaattttacactttcatcaattaattttttttatcaattacactcatcacatcactcacaaacttttaCAAATTTTCCTTTCATTTCTCTTAACTTTGCACTTTCTTTCTCTTAAttcaaacaacctcactttctaCTGTCTTTCCCCTCAAATTCATCCTtgaatccaaacaaagcataaaaGATAGAATCTAGATGTTTGTTAGATAGTGTCTTGATGGTAAATGAATTGGTGAAAGAAGGGAATTGTAAAAAGAAGAATTGTATCATAATAAAGGTAAACTATGAAAAATCATATTACTCAGTCACATAAGACTTTATGGACTATATGATAGATAAATTAGGTTGTAATAATATGTGGATTAATTAGATTAAGGTAatcttttgattttgttttttgtttttgttattgtCCAAAGATTTTCAAGGATTGTAAGGTAAGCAATTAGAAGAAAAATGTTGGAAGAGATTAAAGTGAGGTCCAAGGAGGTGATAGTGAACATACTATAATATGCAAATGACACATTATTCCTAAGTGATGTTAAAATTCAGTGAACTTGCTTAAGTTTTTAAGGTGAATTTTCACAAGCAAGACTAAAGGTTTGGATATTGAGAGACAAAATTTAGAAAGGTAATCTTGAATCCTTAATTATAGTAGTATGAATATTACTTTCACTTGTGTAGACATGACAGTGAGAAAAAATccaagaaaatataatttttggcaacctgttttgaaaaaaattccAAGAAACAATTATCAAAATGGGAAGGTACGTTCTTAATGTTTGCGGTAGACTTTGGATCATAAAATTTGTTCTCATAGCTTCCTTTTGTCTTTTTACAAATTACCAACTTCTGAGAATAGGAAGATTGAATTAGATAAATGGGAGGAtagttttaaaacaaaagaaGTAGGTGAACTTGGAGTTAAAGATATAAAACTCTTTGACTCTCTTAGCAAAATGGAAATGAAGATTAAGGAGTGAGAAGGCCTatggaaaaataaatatgagaCATGAAGATGCCCAACACATAAAAGTAGTGCAAAAACGGAATCATGGTTGTAGAGTGATTTGAAAGAAGAAAGCAAGGAAGGGAGAATAAGTAATGGTTTTGATGATAACATAATATGGAGAGtgagaaatgaaaaaagaatTATCTTCTGGGAAGATAAATGAAATGCAGATGTTCCTCAAACAAAGATTTCTTACATTATTTCTTGGGAGAATTACTATTCATGAAAGctatttttgtaataaaatatacTCATATAGCAAGCATGTGTATACTATTATAGTATTGATTAACCTCATTTTGGAAGCGTTGTGCAGCCAAATCAATGGTTTTTGCTCGGACCAGAAGATACAGTTTGTGTACTTGGGGTTGGGTTCTCAGAATCTTTTCCAAGAAAACTGCATGTAATAGACAAATTCAGTGGCAGGTGAAAAacttcaaattatttattatagatGCATTGTGTATTTAGTAGTACCTTTTGCTAAGAAGCCTGTTGTGCCAGTCATTAAAATGGTCTTTCCCTTGAAGAACTCAGACATCTTTTCTGACTAACTGCTATAAGTAGAAATTATAGAAGAAATCTAAGAATAAGATTTGGAGAAGATAGAGGATGTTGAAATGATAGGATGTATGAGAGAGAGTTATATGGTGAAGATGATCATTTAGGAATGCTTTTTACTTGTACAATATAACTagataagtatatatatatatatatatagaaagaaTAAGAACCCTTAATGACACCTACCAGTGTCACCCAACCCAATAAATGATGCagcaattttaataaattaaactctatgagtgttagggatgatttaAGATGCATTTAAGAAGTTGTCTATTTGTCCTTCCAACACACACAAAACATGGGCATTTGCTAATTATAGCTTTAGAAAAATGttactttaataatttataaaatattaatttataattataatatgatatgatataatataatttcaaaatgacttaacttcataaaaaaaaataacatggtGTATGATTGTCAACCTAGCactttgatattttatttatagcattatttttaattatatttttacaaaaataaaaataaaaataatatatatatatatatatataaattttagtgGAACACATTTGAACATAATAGATTTGATGATGTTAAATTCtacatcaattaaaaataaaaatattttataatttttaaataaatataaaccttatttataaattaattttataaatttaaaatatacttaaaattcacttcttaataacaaaaatatacacgcaaaacaatatattatcaatgaatttaattttctcAATAACCTGCATATATGTGGacaaacaatttaatttaaccCAACAAAAGAGATAATTATATGTGATGATAAAgaaataattgtataaaaagtgattttttttacgACAATGTAGAAAAAAAAGTAGGGTGTTGAGTATAtggatatttttttcatatttatatataacttttgccatcaataaaaaaaacatatggtAATTGAGTTAGAACTAGGACTGGTTATGGAttgaatttttcaaatattcaatttaaatccaaatccaaataagtggattggatttaaaatccatatccattttaactagatcaaatttAAATGGATATTTTTCAAATCTATTTAAATTGGAATAAATCTAGATTCAATCCATtttgttaattagattaaatacactttgtcaattacattaaatccattttgatatGGACACAGACTAACTTGACTCGAACCGGGCCTAATCCGACTCAACCTGAACGCGGACCAACTCGGttcgacatcggcccgagccTGAACGAATCGACATCAGCCCGAGCCCGGAAGGCTCGATAATGGCCTGGGCCCGCTCGACTTGACATCGGTCCGGGCTCGCTCGGCTCAACATTAGCCAGGGTCCAATTAACTCGACATCGACTCGGGCCCGCTCCACTCGACATCGACTCGGGCCCGCtccactcgacatcggctcAAGCTCGAACGATTCGACATTGGCCTGAacccgaacgactcgacattggTCCGAGCCCGAatgactcgacatcggtccgggTCCGGATGACTCAACATCGGTCCGGGCCCGAACGACTCGATATGGGTCTGGTACTGCTTGGTTAAACATCGGCCAGGGCCCGCTCGGCTGGATTGTCTTGGCTTAACTTTGATCGAGACAAGTCAAAATTCATCTcaaaatgcaatttggataatccaaaaatgtatctaatctatatctaatccatatccaattaaatggattgaatttaaaatccaaaaatatagatttagatttgaaataaatccatttaaatgaattaaaactaatatagaTATTGATAATTATGGATTGAATtttgtaatttgaatttttttaccaCCCTTAGTTACAACATCTAAAAATGTAACAcgttattattttcattatttggtGATAAAAAAAGCTTAGGTACCTCAAGATCACATTTTgcttattaaaaatattaattaatttatcttCAAATTTGATGTGATaggtaaatttaaaaataatattaactaattatataaaaaaataggcttataaatcataaaatttcattattacaaaatttataataatatacaaaaaatttaaaatgaaataataacgAAATGAAAATAACCTCATTATcatcattaaatattaaaacacgGGTGTCATTTCCTTAGTCCATAGAAGGAATACTTTTTCCTCATATGATAAATATAAGAGATGTTAAGTAATCAATTTATGTTAGACAAAacagaaaataatgaaaaaaaaaatgtgatgatattcttattttttttttagttggaTATTACATTACCGatgtaaaatgtttttaaaatcttgcggatttatttttttaagttatatttttttttctaaattactttctcttttataaaataataatttcttattgtagatttctttttctctcttgtGGTTGTAAAGACTCCATTGATGAACTAAATAttagttttcttatttttctataaCTGCTTTTATGTATAGATTGTTTCTGTATTAAAGTTAGTGATTTAAACTTTCcatttgtttttgaaatatatgaaacataatttaaatactaaatattttgatataatttgtttttatatttacaatatttattaatatacatTTTCTCGTTTTCTACTTTCCAACTTTTTATGATAAATTactttcttaataattattgaTACTATTGTCTTAAGATATATTTTAATAGATAAAaactataatatattataatttagttaaaatatcataattaataagaaatatatttagttaacaaaaatatatatttttataataaatttatgaaagaGATATAAGATtggttatttttgtttttaattttggacCATAAAAACAATaccttttataaaatatattctctattttatattattgattaatattttgtatttatttaatactaCATGTTTATTGAGTTTTGGTTCATGACAAGTTATCAGAATTTGGTTCCATCTTCAGTAGCGTGTGAAGTTAGATATGTTGACGAATATCTCTGTTTCAACCCATACAGTACCATATAATTGCACTATACAAAATTTGTTCCTATAGTGCGcattttatttggattttaatttttgtaaacgTTATGGTTACATTTGGTTTTCTTGCACCTGTAAAAAtatattgagttttttttaatatttatttttataatattaatttactctattaattaaataatggtTAATcagtaaaaataagaaaaataaaattctaagaTAAATTAGGTTTAGTGCAAGTTGCAAAAATAGTTTGTAAGTAGAATTGATTCAATCTTACATACATTATGTAAAAGCCTCttgttaatgttttttttttgaattaatgaataaatttgaatagaaaataaatttagattATTTGGATTAAAATatgtatgaattttttttattaaagtttgtgAATGATGGGATATATGTAGttgaaatgatatttttataattaataaaataataatattttaaatttattcttatatttaaaaataattaaaaataaaatatgattaatatatttatgaattttaattatttataattaaattattatttttgataACTTATAATAACTAACTTTAAGAAAATTACGAATAATGTATAATTATcgatacattaatttttttttataaaattatcttgttttaatttaaaaatataattttaattacgtATATCTAAAAGATATCCACCAAAACTTGAAAATGTAGTAAAACGTTGTTTCCAATATCATCTTACAAATGACTTCGAGTAAAATATGTGAAATTGACAAGAACATGAAAAATTATCTAAAGAAATAGttgtttcaattaaaaaaaaattatatttatttttttataattaataatattattatataaaaaattattataaaagtatttttatttttattattttatagttataattaattattattatttattaataatttaaatatttaatatttttatttaaaatattatttaatatatattttatttttattatatatattatatatatataatcaattgtGTGAATTATGTTGGCCATTTTTTAATAAtcgattatatttttttttcattcatttttgTGTTAGGTTTCAAAATATTGAAGGATAATAATGTAAATTTGATATggtttacatgtttttttttttcatatgtgaGGAAGATAATTTCTTACATAATTGTCTTTACATGTGTTTTAAAGTTGTGTGAGGACATGAGGAATGTGTTTTAAAGTTGTGTGAGGATACGAgaatgtgtgaggatttgagaaaaaaaaaatgtgaaaaaatcGTGTGTT
Encoded here:
- the LOC137830210 gene encoding fatty acyl-CoA reductase 1-like isoform X1, producing MSEFFKGKTILMTGTTGFLAKVFLEKILRTQPQVHKLYLLVRAKTIDLAAQRFQNEVIRTYLFRVLRDQWGKDFDSFILKKIVVISGDVSLHNFGLEDEKLKIKMFEEINIIINFAATTKFDERFDISIDVNTMGVLHVLNFAKHCPEIKIFMQISTAYVCGEIKDEKTIVQEKPFEMGQTLKKSSKLDITEEMNLLKKKIDELRSKNATESTIKNALKDYGIERANLYGWPNTYAFTKAMGEMQLVHHKDNVPLIIIRPTMVTSTLKDPFPGWIEGLRTLDSIICSYGQGKITNFLGHPKTILDTIPADMVINCMMTAIIAFSNQTPKNFVYHISSSLRNPFRIADVHDYCYHYFIKFALKNKNGKPIIVPKPNLISSRAVFDIYMTIRYVFPLKVLNVVNKAFCQCSRDVYDDSYKKFKRVTRLVEVYKPYLFFKGVFDDSNTQNLRRATSNNIEVAAGLNFDPNSINWKDYMMNTHIPGLVKYALK
- the LOC137830210 gene encoding alcohol-forming fatty acyl-CoA reductase-like isoform X2, producing the protein MSEFFKGKTILMTGTTGFLAKVFLEKILRTQPQVHKLYLLVRAKTIDLAAQRFQNEVIRTYLFRVLRDQWGKDFDSFILKKIVVISGDVSLHNFGLEDEKLKIKMFEEINIIINFAATTKFDERFDISIDVNTMGVLHVLNFAKHCPEIKIFMQISTAYVCGEIKDEKTIVQEKPFEMGQTLKKSSKLDITEEMNLLKKKIDELRSKNATESTIKNALKDYGIERANLYGWPNTYAFTKAMGEMQLVHHKDNVPLIIIRPTMVTSTLKDPFPGWIEGLRTLDSIICSYGQGKITNFLGHPKTILDTVLNVVNKAFCQCSRDVYDDSYKKFKRVTRLVEVYKPYLFFKGVFDDSNTQNLRRATSNNIEVAAGLNFDPNSINWKDYMMNTHIPGLVKYALK